The Halodesulfovibrio sp. genome contains a region encoding:
- a CDS encoding aminotransferase class I/II-fold pyridoxal phosphate-dependent enzyme, with translation MVTERLKRSIALRKSAGLHRSPVTIEKHVGSSAVVNGKSLINFASNDYLGLAQDTDWKNTIAKCFQAYPPSGTSSRLVTGHSQFTEDVEQEFAAYFGYDEAIFFPSGYQANLAVLWGLCSPAEMLFYDKRIHASMVQGLAQTGGTLKGFAHSNLEQLDRKLTAAQAENPVVLTESLFSMDGDLLDTATFGALRSKHAFFSILDEAHAVGVLGTNGTGVGGDCADIAVGTFGKALGMFGAFALLPKGFKEFFNNFSSPAIYSTAMPEAHAAAASSLLQKLPQLEDKREHIAHLSAYMRSELQDAGFTIFGDAHIISILVGDEVKATNIVHKMQEDGVLAFASRYPTVPMNKAVIRISMTALHSTEDVHTFVNSIRGWYDRT, from the coding sequence ATGGTTACAGAACGCTTAAAGCGCTCGATTGCACTAAGAAAGTCAGCAGGATTACACCGCTCACCGGTTACTATCGAAAAGCACGTTGGTAGTAGCGCCGTTGTTAATGGGAAGTCGCTTATCAATTTTGCTTCCAACGACTACCTTGGACTCGCTCAAGATACCGACTGGAAAAATACTATCGCCAAATGCTTTCAAGCGTACCCCCCATCAGGAACATCTTCCAGACTGGTTACAGGGCATAGCCAATTCACCGAAGATGTTGAGCAAGAATTTGCAGCGTATTTTGGCTATGATGAAGCCATCTTTTTTCCAAGCGGATATCAAGCGAATCTCGCAGTTCTATGGGGACTATGTTCACCTGCTGAAATGTTGTTCTATGACAAACGAATTCACGCTAGCATGGTGCAAGGTCTTGCTCAAACAGGCGGAACCTTGAAGGGGTTTGCGCATAGCAACCTTGAACAACTCGACAGAAAACTTACCGCTGCCCAAGCAGAAAACCCTGTGGTTCTGACAGAATCCCTTTTCAGTATGGATGGAGATCTACTGGATACCGCAACGTTCGGCGCATTGCGGTCTAAGCATGCATTCTTCAGCATACTTGATGAAGCACATGCTGTTGGCGTGCTGGGAACCAACGGTACAGGAGTCGGAGGCGATTGTGCAGACATCGCTGTTGGAACATTCGGGAAAGCATTAGGTATGTTTGGAGCGTTTGCTCTACTCCCTAAAGGCTTTAAAGAATTTTTCAATAATTTCTCGTCTCCCGCCATATACTCAACCGCCATGCCGGAAGCACATGCTGCTGCCGCGTCTTCTTTGCTACAAAAACTTCCGCAATTAGAAGATAAACGCGAACATATAGCACACCTCAGTGCTTATATGCGTTCAGAACTACAAGATGCCGGTTTCACCATTTTTGGTGATGCACACATTATTTCTATTTTAGTTGGTGATGAAGTGAAGGCGACGAATATTGTTCATAAAATGCAAGAAGACGGTGTTCTTGCATTCGCATCACGGTATCCTACAGTACCAATGAACAAAGCTGTCATACGGATAAGTATGACAGCCTTGCACAGTACTGAGGACGTACACACATTCGTCAACAGTATCAGGGGGTGGTATGACAGAACCTAA
- the bioD gene encoding dethiobiotin synthase: protein MTEPNPSFFVVGTDTDIGKTVASLMLMRFLIRTGHTPYYWKPVQTGCLSPNDAGADANFVLKYCPELHQTADDATGACFRAPKAPFYAARDEQSSIEVEDLLHKLAYLHKNNTLVVEAAGGLLVPFSRTHMLADMVQLAVEQFGIKPVLVARAGLGTINHTLLSIEALHRRGIQPAGIVFVNNKEHRTPQAMLQENMEAISTFSNYSACGCIPHIEDFSNPPEEAITLFEKIVG from the coding sequence ATGACAGAACCTAATCCGTCATTTTTCGTTGTCGGCACAGATACCGACATAGGCAAGACAGTTGCTTCCCTGATGCTTATGCGCTTCCTAATAAGAACGGGGCACACGCCTTACTACTGGAAACCGGTGCAAACAGGCTGTCTTAGCCCGAACGATGCTGGCGCGGACGCCAACTTCGTTCTTAAATATTGTCCGGAACTGCATCAAACTGCTGATGATGCCACCGGAGCCTGCTTTCGCGCTCCCAAGGCTCCATTCTATGCTGCCCGTGATGAACAGAGCAGCATAGAAGTGGAAGACCTTTTACACAAACTGGCATATTTGCATAAAAATAATACCTTGGTGGTGGAAGCTGCCGGAGGATTGCTGGTGCCTTTCAGCCGTACACACATGTTGGCGGACATGGTGCAGCTTGCTGTTGAGCAATTCGGGATTAAGCCTGTACTCGTTGCACGAGCCGGACTTGGTACAATCAACCATACGCTTCTTTCCATTGAGGCGTTACATCGCAGGGGCATTCAACCGGCAGGGATAGTGTTTGTGAACAACAAGGAACACCGAACACCACAAGCGATGTTGCAGGAAAACATGGAAGCAATTTCCACGTTTTCAAACTATTCTGCATGCGGATGTATTCCGCACATTGAAGACTTTTCTAATCCTCCCGAAGAAGCAATTACTCTCTTCGAAAAGATTGTCGGCTAA
- the lysA gene encoding diaminopimelate decarboxylase: MSNVRSTYTDSVKFYGNTTPMELVKTFGSPLYVYNENILRTRCREVKALSDNPAFTPNYSAKANTNIHLLKVVQEEGMVVDAMSPGEIVMNLAAGFKPEQILFISNNVSAEELQFAIDRGVYVSVDSLSQLDLFGQLNPGGKVVIRFNPGIGAGHHAKVVTGGKQTKFGVDPEAADTVREILDRHNLTLCGVNMHIGSLFMEPDGYLEAMQVLLSIASEWLTDDNTLEIIDFGGGFGIPYHKYEGEERLDFAKLGEAFNATITKFIEDTGYTGRFMCEPGRYIAAECGALLGTCYSVKNNGEKRFAGTDLGFNQLMRPAMYDSFHDVEIYREGGSEVTETMEQSIVGNICESGDIMAKDRQLPEIAEGDIIAMLDAGAYGYVMASPYNQRPRPAEVLIQENGEARLIRRRETLNDLLNMYPEADALISEFGE; encoded by the coding sequence ATGAGCAATGTTCGCTCCACCTATACGGATTCAGTAAAATTCTACGGTAATACCACCCCGATGGAACTTGTAAAAACTTTCGGTAGCCCGCTTTATGTTTACAACGAGAACATACTGCGTACACGCTGCCGCGAAGTTAAGGCGCTTTCTGACAATCCAGCCTTTACACCTAACTATTCTGCGAAAGCGAATACAAATATTCACCTCCTAAAGGTTGTACAGGAAGAAGGCATGGTTGTGGACGCCATGTCGCCGGGTGAGATTGTCATGAACCTTGCCGCCGGATTTAAGCCTGAGCAGATCCTGTTTATTTCTAATAACGTCTCTGCTGAAGAACTCCAGTTTGCCATTGATCGTGGCGTGTATGTGAGTGTCGATTCTCTTTCTCAGCTGGACTTGTTCGGACAATTGAATCCAGGCGGCAAGGTTGTTATTCGCTTTAACCCGGGTATCGGTGCTGGTCACCATGCCAAAGTTGTAACAGGCGGAAAGCAAACTAAATTTGGTGTTGACCCGGAAGCTGCTGATACCGTGCGTGAGATTTTGGATCGTCATAATCTTACATTGTGTGGTGTGAACATGCATATCGGTTCGCTTTTCATGGAACCGGATGGTTATCTTGAAGCCATGCAGGTATTGCTTTCTATTGCTTCAGAGTGGCTTACCGACGATAACACACTTGAAATCATCGATTTCGGCGGTGGGTTCGGTATTCCGTACCACAAATACGAAGGTGAAGAACGCCTTGATTTCGCAAAACTTGGCGAAGCATTTAATGCCACCATTACTAAATTTATAGAAGACACCGGATATACAGGTCGTTTCATGTGCGAACCGGGTCGTTACATTGCCGCTGAGTGCGGTGCGTTGCTCGGTACCTGCTACAGCGTGAAAAACAACGGCGAAAAACGCTTCGCTGGTACAGACCTCGGCTTTAACCAGTTGATGCGTCCAGCTATGTACGATTCTTTCCACGATGTGGAAATCTACCGTGAAGGCGGTAGCGAGGTTACTGAAACAATGGAGCAGTCTATTGTTGGTAACATTTGTGAATCAGGTGATATAATGGCGAAGGATCGGCAGCTTCCTGAAATTGCTGAGGGCGACATCATTGCTATGCTTGATGCAGGTGCATACGGGTATGTAATGGCTTCCCCGTATAACCAGCGTCCGCGCCCTGCGGAAGTGCTTATTCAGGAAAATGGTGAAGCCCGTCTTATCCGCCGTCGTGAGACGTTGAATGATCTGCTGAATATGTATCCAGAAGCGGATGCACTTATCAGTGAGTTCGGTGAATAA
- a CDS encoding TrmB family transcriptional regulator, which produces MELIQALKKFGFTQQESLMYVTLCKMGAMTGYEAAKVSGISRSNAYAALSSLVEKGGAIVSSEDSSKYTAIPREELILNLRRSCESTLDFLEENLPEQQEEEAPYLTISGYGNTLDKMRNMILLAKGWVYLSVSSSTVKLLTSDLENCIERGLKVVILTNEDPHLSGAVFMHNEAPVENVRIIADTSEVIVGTLEVNKGQCLYSKSKHLVSLMREALLNEIELIKIRGM; this is translated from the coding sequence ATGGAACTCATTCAGGCATTGAAGAAATTTGGTTTTACCCAGCAAGAATCTTTAATGTATGTCACTCTTTGTAAAATGGGAGCCATGACGGGGTACGAAGCTGCTAAAGTTTCCGGTATTTCCCGTTCCAATGCATACGCTGCGTTGTCCAGCCTTGTTGAAAAGGGCGGAGCAATTGTTTCCTCAGAAGATTCCAGCAAGTATACTGCAATTCCGCGTGAAGAATTAATTTTGAATTTACGCCGTTCTTGCGAATCTACCTTGGACTTTCTGGAAGAAAATTTGCCGGAGCAGCAAGAAGAGGAAGCGCCGTACCTTACTATTTCAGGATACGGCAATACGCTTGATAAAATGCGTAATATGATTTTGCTTGCTAAAGGGTGGGTATATCTTTCTGTTTCATCTTCAACTGTAAAGTTACTTACGTCTGATTTGGAAAACTGTATTGAGCGCGGTTTAAAAGTTGTTATATTAACCAATGAAGACCCGCACCTTTCCGGTGCAGTATTTATGCACAATGAAGCTCCGGTGGAAAATGTGCGTATTATCGCTGATACCAGCGAAGTTATAGTGGGCACGCTCGAAGTTAATAAAGGGCAGTGTCTCTATTCAAAAAGCAAGCACCTCGTATCGTTGATGCGCGAAGCTCTCTTGAATGAGATTGAACTTATTAAGATACGCGGAATGTAA